The following proteins come from a genomic window of Misgurnus anguillicaudatus unplaced genomic scaffold, ASM2758022v2 HiC_scaffold_28, whole genome shotgun sequence:
- the LOC141362521 gene encoding uncharacterized protein produces MQRLPPQELYCSNCDVSVHHQYVLHNRESFVGGFYKAMSPKCIVPKDSTGEHVVSEQDCLLLIALPNKICCCGAEDVSVNAGRAIIFINIKGRYDLSLPLVTCKSCLKSWTPEVKDLILNGYWPGTSEFQTVYTVDLFSTFEDFKVTAPGLSRQAFVRMLQSRSNALWQSWYNISGLFSAVFWNGRTVHMRWKHFLEMTISPVQLAVRIWWQCLLMGTGTCTGLIATDYRCTMEKFVFAYPLYLQKELGKTKD; encoded by the exons ATGCAGAGACTGCCTCCCCAAGAACTGTATTGTAGTAACTGTGATGTGTCAGTGCATCACCAGTATGTTCTACACAACAGGGAGTCATTTGTCGGAGGCTTTTACAAAGCCATGTCACCGAAATGCATCGTTCCAAAAGACAGCACTGGTGAACATGTAGTTAGTGAGCAAG ATTGTCTCCTACTGATCGCTTTGCCCAACAAGATTTGCTGTTGTGGTGCTGAAGATGTTTCAGTGAATGCTGGTCGTGCCATTATCttcataaatattaaag GTCGCTATGATCTCTCCCTTCCTTTGGTAACCTGTAAGTCTTGCCTAAAATCGTGGACACCTGAGGTCAAAGACCTTATATTAAATGGGTACTGGCCTGGAACCAGTGAGTTTCAAACAGTTTACACTGTCGACCTGTTCAGTACCTTTGAAGACTTTAAAGTCACAGCACCTGGCCTATCCAGACAGGCCTTTGTGAGAATGCTGCAAAGCCGCTCAAATGCGCTCTGGCAGA GTTGGTACAATATCAGTGGACTGTTTTCAGCTGTTTTCTGGAATGGACGTACTGTACACATGAGATGGAAACACTTCTTGGAGATGACCATTTCTCCTGTCCAGCTTGCAGTCAGGATATGGTGGCAGTGTCTCTTGATGGGAACAGGAACATGTACAGGTTTAATTGCAACG GACTACAGATGTACCATGgagaagtttgtgtttgcataccCTCTTTATCTTCAAAAAGAGCTTGGCAAGACAAAAGACTGA